Proteins encoded within one genomic window of Komagataella phaffii GS115 chromosome 3, complete sequence:
- a CDS encoding Essential component of the MIND kinetochore complex (Mtw1p Including Nnf1p-Nsl1p-Dsn1p), with the protein MSIIETNSILTEHFDYPPISIIDDIINAVNDIMYKCTAAVDKYLNTHFEAYKDEIEMGTGKLETLLESYIDKNFDIFELYTVRNILNIPDDLLKEHWIKLSHHEGLNNTVLKKIGEETEALDKEIFQLKRQIAIQLKIQKFLKDQISALRRNLKILTSYRSCLDYLTTNYQNDDKLSKKIVSSLKKLSPIEETLFYLVQQTNNLYQSVTQLKSAILPTETVPSERDKFNDTKAAHLLDVLNLRPSTLIEEPSEQELERLKEIIASVSASDIDWE; encoded by the coding sequence ATGTCAATAATAGAAACCAACTCGATACTCACAGAGCATTTCGATTACCCTCCCATATCAATAATTGATGACATTATCAATGCTGTTAACGACATAATGTATAAATGTACTGCAGCGGTGGACAAATACCTAAACACCCATTTTGAAGCTTACAAAGATGAGATCGAGATGGGAACGGGGAAGTTAGAAACGCTTCTGGAAAGCTACATTGACAAGaattttgatatttttgagCTTTATACAGTGAGAAATATACTGAATATACCCGATGATCTGTTGAAGGAACATTGGATAAAGTTATCGCATCATGAAGGACTGAACAACACTGTTTTAAAAAAGATAGGAGAAGAGACTGAAGCTTTGGATAAggagatttttcagttgaaaAGACAAATAGCAatacaattgaaaattcaaaagtttttaAAGGATCAAATTAGTGCACTTCGACgcaatttgaagattttaACCAGTTACAGATCGTGTTTGGACTATTTAACAACTAATTACCAGAATGATGATAAActgtcaaaaaaaattgtatcttctttgaaaaagttgtcTCCAATAGAAGAAACCTTGTTCTACCTTGTACAGCAAACCAACAATTTGTACCAATCGGTAACACAGTTAAAATCAGCAATCCTTCCAACAGAAACAGTTCCCAGCGAAAGAGATAAGTTTAATGATACAAAGGCAGCACATTTATTAGACGTGTTGAACCTAAGACCTTCGACATTGATTGAGGAGCCGAGTGAGCAGGAGTTGGAAAGACTGAAGGAGATAATAGCGAGTGTCAGTGCGAGTGATATCGACTGGGAGTGA
- a CDS encoding uncharacterized protein (Ubiquitin-conjugating enzyme most similar in sequence to Xenopus ubiquitin-conjugating enzyme E2-C) produces the protein MIVICTTVDPYIIISETYATFHKSSIHPLQTLHKPDMSAVNTSTVQGNKFHVPEGHSVTKRLQSELVQLMMSQTPGISAFPESDSNMLNWKGTIEGPKATPYENLRFKISLEFSSNYPYVAPVIKFVSPMWHPNVDMSGNICLDILKEKWSAVYNVQTILLSLQSLLGEPNNSSPLNAQAAQLWDEDMNEYKRLLMLRYEDIDD, from the coding sequence ATGATTGTCATTTGTACCACCGTAGATCCCTATATAATTATTTCTGAAACCTACGCAACTTTCCACAAAAGTTCCATCCATCCTCTACAAACCCTCCATAAACCTGACATGAGCGCTGTCAACACATCGACGGTACAAGGAAACAAGTTCCACGTTCCCGAAGGCCATTCGGTCACTAAACGTCTCCAATCCGAACTGGTTCAGTTAATGATGTCCCAAACTCCTGGTATTTCAGCCTTCCCTGAATCTGACTCCAACATGCTTAACTGGAAAGGTACCATCGAGGGCCCAAAGGCAACCCCGTATGAAAATCTGCgcttcaaaatctctttGGAATTTTCCAGTAATTATCCTTACGTTGCCCCTGTTATAAAATTCGTATCACCAATGTGGCATCCCAATGTGGATATGAGTGGAAACATCTGTCTCGATATTCTCAAGGAGAAGTGGTCTGCCGTGTATAACGTCCAGACAATTCTTCTGAGCTTACAGAGTCTTCTGGGAGAACCAAACAACAGTTCTCCTTTGAATGCCCAGGCTGCCCAGTTATGGGATGAAGATATGAACGAGTATAAGCGATTGCTAATGCTCCGTTACGAGGACATTGACGATTAG
- a CDS encoding Ubiquitin-conjugating enzyme that mediates selective degradation of short-lived and abnormal protein has translation MSSKRINKELIDLGRDPPTSCSAGPVGDDLYHWQASIMGPPDSPYAGGVFFLSIHFPTDYPFKPPKIQFTTKIYHPNINASGNICLDILKDQWSPALTISKVLLSICSLLTDANPDDPLVPEIAHIYKSDRAKYEATAKEWTKKYAV, from the coding sequence ATGTCctccaaaagaatcaaCAAAGAACTGATCGATTTGGGAAGAGATCCCCCCACGTCGTGCTCAGCTGGCCCTGTTGGAGACGATCTCTACCATTGGCAAGCTTCTATAATGGGACCCCCAGACTCTCCTTATGCTGGTGGTGTGTTTTTCCTTAGCATCCATTTCCCAACCGATTACCCCTTCAAACCACCCAAGATACAGTTCACAACCAAGATATACCACCCAAATATCAATGCCAGTGGAAACATCTGTCtggatattttgaaggacCAATGGTCACCTGCTTTAACCATCTCCAAAGTGCTTCTGTCTATCTGTTCACTTTTGACTGATGCCAACCCTGACGATCCTCTGGTGCCTGAGATCGCACACATTTACAAGTCCGATAGAGCTAAGTACGAAGCTACAGCTAAGGAATGGACCAAGAAATACGCTGTGTAA
- a CDS encoding Basic helix-loop-helix (bHLH) protein with similarity to myc-family transcription factors: MNEDYNYGYPDTESLLVALNQDQTQLYELQNENDNVNANNLNMDYAIDDAETRKTEGYFEKSSNPYAADLNPVTNLSSGESFSETGTTPSPMLSGDVNRAIDSQMYLPVKQEVASPDFFGSGNVSSEGPNTFDSNGGQALDTSAENQQQGANAAMTTNAPDPNLSSYSTTPTTTTADSGHSSAKNRSVKPKAEKKVKKERSTHNMIEKKYRTNINSKIIALRDAVPSLRIAAYADNSLTIDDLEGLTPASKLNKASILTKATEYIKHLEGKNRRLMDEVTILKGYMQQAPGQLNRRFLSTPQPQQHQQLQTDSQQQQSHQQQQSLQQQPHGQSIPMGNTFGYPEFSSYPPSNSIPLGQKIALGGLTGMVGTQLYAGQDSDLKGLSTLPFAHVFPILQNAKLIHTLKIFFVCYALFYLLYPIFVHNKPSKTQHGTSNFPFIHSVTRLITDAPALVRDAFTGWLKKGSLTATDKIKLIEEINNTVDAFVIREISRPDGEIVSHRRVFFELGKILLRMNILDDQFLTITQSENVLIFQFYRSIIYKLIKFSLASRFPYFFDYSKLTAYDRSFLASTKEMRSTKFDTPTTKFFQSFSSSDEIFTGPTCLSLLAKWLNLMPSQVTDEQQDYQNLKNNVLNQKVEDLNFYTICICIRSSFVLETVFLEYLNTFLDNKKISQEEIENKRHKISQLIATTPEIFSYLILNNRVFCSLLDPSNGKHLQFFVDTIKERSLQKLESIKFNDLSGADSARSSISESSIFSYPHGSVLESTDEDEEDDRFSEDENSVESASDTETDTKGAQVKVICKPARPILLDESRIIEDEGIAKLFDNSQRSKQVDLISSEDYQKLTSMVILYYVSKKETISLGLRLLPLMKPPINDEYGCRSLVWLGCMIQLLCTIIDNKDILTQLKPDHRQVLEENVVALIISINSSLKVHNKLFSQLSYIDKVNLSSKLSNLDLKLNGYIN, encoded by the coding sequence ATGAACGAGGATTATAACTACGGTTACCCCGATACGGAGTCTCTTTTGGTTGCTCTTAACCAAGATCAGACTCAGTTGTATGAACTGCAAAACGAGAACGACAATGTGAATGCCAACAACTTGAATATGGACTATGCGATTGATGATGCGGAGACACGCAAAACGGAAGGATATTTCGAAAAGAGTTCGAACCCGTATGCTGCCGATCTCAACCCGGTAACAAATCTATCATCTGGGGAGTCGTTCAGTGAAACAGGCACAACGCCTTCACCGATGCTATCCGGAGATGTAAATCGGGCTATAGACAGCCAAATGTATCTTCCTGTGAAACAAGAAGTGGCCAGTCCAGATTTTTTCGGAAGTGGCAACGTATCTTCCGAAGGACCCAACACTTTCGATTCTAATGGCGGTCAGGCTTTGGACACATCAGCTGAGAACCAACAGCAAGGTGCAAATGCTGCAATGACAACCAACGCCCCTGATCCTAATTTGTCTTCCTACTCTACGACTCCAACCACGACCACGGCCGATAGTGGTCACAGTAGTGCCAAAAATCGATCCGTAAAGCCTAAGGCTGAGAAGAAAGTTAAGAAGGAACGTTCAACCCATAATATgattgaaaagaaataccGTACAAATATCAATAGTAAAATTATAGCGTTGAGAGATGCAGTACCGTCATTAAGAATAGCTGCTTACGCTGATAATTCTTTGACTATTGATGACTTGGAAGGGTTGACTCCAGCTTCCAAACTCAATAAAGCAAGCATATTGACAAAGGCCACCGAGTATATCAAGCATTTGGAGGGCAAAAATAGAAGGCTTATGGATGAAGtaacaattttgaaaggtTATATGCAGCAAGCACCGGGGCAGCTCAACCGAAGATTTCTATCAACACCACAGCCACAACAGCACCAACAACTACAGACTGATAGCCAGCAGCAGCAATCgcaccaacaacaacaatcATTACAACAGCAACCGCATGGCCAGTCTATACCTATGGGCAATACGTTTGGCTACCCCGAATTCTCCAGTTATCCTCCCTCTAACTCTATACCACTGGGCCAGAAGATTGCCTTAGGTGGATTAACAGGGATGGTTGGAACCCAATTATATGCCGGACAGGATTCCGACTTGAAAGGTCTCTCAACCTTGCCGTTTGCTCATGTATTCCCAATATTGCAGAATGCAAAACTAATTCACACActcaagatcttctttgtttgttACGCCCTCTTCTATTTGTTATACCCCATTTTTGTTCACAACAAACCATCTAAAACACAACATGGGACTTCTAATTTTCCGTTCATTCACTCTGTTACTCGACTAATCACAGATGCTCCTGCTTTAGTGCGTGACGCTTTCACAGGATGGCTTAAAAAAGGAAGTTTAACTGCCACAGATAAAATAAAGCTAATTGAAGAGATAAATAACACAGTTGATGCATTTGTGATAAGAGAAATCTCTAGGCCAGATGGAGAGATCGTATCTCACCGAAGGGTATTTTTTGAACTCGGAAAAATCCTTTTGAGGATGAATATTTTAGACGACCAGTTCCTGACCATAACACAATCGGAAAATGTgttgatttttcagttcTACCGCTCAATTATTTACAAGCTGATCAAGTTCAGTCTTGCAAGCAGGTTTCCCTACTTTTTTGATTATTCCAAACTAACTGCATACGATCGTAGCTTCTTGGCAAGCACAAAGGAAATGCGATCAACTAAGTTTGATACTCCGACCacaaaattctttcaatcttttAGCTCCTcagatgaaattttcactGGGCCTACTTGCTTGTCATTGTTGGCGAAATGGCTAAACTTAATGCCTAGTCAAGTCACAGATGAGCAACAGGATTatcaaaatttgaaaaataatgTGCTTAATCAAAAAGTGGAAGATTTGAATTTCTATACAATTTGCATCTGTATCAGAAGCAGTTTTGTTTTGGAAACTGTTTTCTTGGAGTATTTGAACACGTTTTTGGACAACAAGAAGATTTCGcaggaagaaattgagaatAAGAGACATAAGATTTCACAGTTGATTGCCACTACCCCTGAAATATTTTCTTATCTGATCTTAAATAATAGGGTGTTCTGTAGTTTGTTGGATCCATCAAATGGAAAGCATTTACAATTTTTTGTGGACACTATCAAAGAACGAAGTCTGCAGAAGCTAGAGTCGATTAAGTTCAATGACTTGTCGGGAGCTGATTCTGCTAGgtcttcaatttcagagAGTAGTATTTTTTCATATCCACATGGATCAGTATTGGAAAGCactgatgaggatgaagaagatgataGGTTtagtgaagatgaaaataGTGTGGAGTCCGCAAGTGACACTGAAACTGACACCAAAGGAGCCCAGGTCAAGGTTATCTGCAAACCAGCAAGACCTATCCTTCTGGATGAGAGCCGAATTATCGAAGACGAAGGAATTGCTAAGCTGTTCGATAATTCACAGAGAAGTAAACAGGTCGATCTGATTTCATCGGAAGATTACCAGAAGTTGACCTCGATGGTGATTTTATACTATgtttccaagaaggaaacCATCTCCCTGGGTTTAAGGTTACTGCCATTGATGAAGCCACCTATAAACGACGAGTATGGATGCCGGTCACTTGTTTGGCTTGGATGTATGATCCAATTACTCTGTACAATAATTGACAATAAGGATATCCTGACTCAACTGAAACCTGATCATAGAcaagttttggaagaaaacgTTGTGGCACTAATAATTTCAATTAACTCCAGCCTTAAAGTGCATAATAAACTGTTCTCACAATTGAGTTACATTGATAAGGTGAATCTTTCTTCTAAACTATCAAACTTGGATCTGAAGCTGAATGGATACATCAACTGA
- a CDS encoding Subunit of the SAGA transcriptional regulatory complex, involved in proper assembly of the complex yields the protein MANERALQYFVTSDNQRLYDLAAKLFSLGFFNCYFTPQQFQLLSVILDNGKLRIEEDGFVSTVWDEFIKGRLVLQFSKGDYEKESTKHTVDNVKGTDDKTGIEVSKENGHSSDPPSADHDITESDNVGREETLDDQFSELYLKDGVSTSQFMCAKLRYLLFEQAIDYLYTNSSMNGDAEEYSLLQNVDDMNEEKEETAKPATPQNVREIDNDYDDDEDEDEEDEEIKEASSKNPFKTEDNEPLTNERQPTNNVFIRLCSDEKSLSKSLTLNLLTSMVTSKPEYPVEQLKGSEVIGTSHPLLGTASAIESKLEKRNEARLIKNFSKIYHQFDKDERNFLKRRKLEISNKQFLDQDNNDPKDRPSSNSTSDEESNSNNLEKTSQPSSVNKLMQLGGAANLSLKNLLSKVEENREKLNLSDLDLRSLIMDVRKNRSKWASDDKIGQEELYEACEKVVLELRGYTEHSTAFLNRVSKREAPNYYQIIKKPMDLNTVMKKLKSFQYKSKQEFVDDLMLIWKNCLTYNSDPSHFIRVHAVAMQKKTLSLIPLIPDIVIRDRSELEKDEVENVVETPQSSSIGTPMTTRVAGGKGPKKGRTHREPPTRPETPDGIAGEDSSQVSKAEQDSPAKALEVTENDSTKEKEKDLSDVPTQEQKNDKTEKDDDYQEAVEDEEEDDDDNTNLEEDSTEDEDDLEVQTWNSLTSNVRYKICEKRRNLFKENKIQPNEEAIFRDTYQMENFMHYLGDDVRIVLNTPMSRYQYYDGNEDPYLIEYDISGGIPGLKYSGVSPDEGDLEDNMLVDQLMKGESSIRESGFARKPTGMNKKFNEIIHLMQQIRRICFKISLIRQMQTQQFLHHTQMKPPDINEIQDIDIDQLSNLPNRDKLDSDVSYNSLKRSISKILMANGFESTAPFCSDVITQIAENYFGNLVKTLKNHIESKSINKVMGDAKFQKVSNKDILLLSLLENGVESPDALYEYYNENIVKQISKLEGLKSRLSSFLAELLRPGLQDLNERQFNDNSDEFLTGNFSSEIGDDFFGFRELGLEKEFGLLTSTVPLHLLHSRLNSSIFNSNHEVSQLKFDDIQAEEKEQLYKREIPQHIKLIQPFLYNIAEKSKTIHYKQLKKLNELQKMPENDDDILLIEDEDLPLKQRNTRPRVPPTGKIPNVKKKAVNGAYFLDPAIFSSNNQVKVEGDT from the coding sequence ATGGCAAATGAAAGAGCCTTACAGTATTTTGTCACCAGTGATAATCAACGATTATATGACCTGGCTGCGAAGCTATTCAGTTTGGGTTTCTTCAACTGTTACTTTACTCCACAGCAATTTCAGTTGTTGTCTGTAATTTTGGATAATGGTAAACTTcgaattgaagaagatggaTTCGTTTCCACAGTGTGGGATGAGTTTATCAAAGGCAGGTTAGTACTGCAATTCAGTAAAGGAGACTATGAGAAAGAAAGTACAAAACATACAGTGGACAATGTGAAAGGAACAGATGATAAAACTGGTATAGAAGTATCGAAGGAGAATGGACACAGCTCAGACCCCCCTTCTGCTGACCATGACATTACAGAGTCTGATAATGTAGGACGAGAGGAAACCTTGGATGATCAATTCTCCGAGCTGTACTTGAAAGATGGCGTGTCCACTTCTCAATTTATGTGTGCAAAACTGCGATATCTATTGTTTGAACAGGCTATAGATTATTTGTATACCAACAGTTCGATGAACGGTGACGCAGAGGAGTACAGCTTGCttcaaaatgttgatgataTGAACGAAGAGAAGGAGGAAACTGCTAAACCTGCGACACCTCAGAATGTTAGAGAGATTGATAATGACTATGATGAcgacgaagatgaagatgaagaggatgaagaaataAAGGAGGCATCAAGTAAGAACCCTTTCAAGACTGAAGATAATGAACCCTTAACAAATGAACGCCAGCCAACAAACAATGTTTTTATCAGATTATGCAGCGATGAAAAATCTCTCTCCAAGTCTTTAACGCTCAATTTGCTCACCTCTATGGTAACATCCAAACCTGAATACCCAGTTGAGCAGTTGAAAGGTTCCGAAGTGATTGGCACTTCACACCCACTGCTAGGAACAGCATCAGCCATAGAgtccaagttggaaaaaagaaatgagGCTAGACTGATCAAGAATTTCAGTAAGATCTACCATCAATTTGACAAGgatgaaagaaattttttgaaacgaAGGAAACTAGAGATCAGCAATAAACAGTTCTTAGATCAGGATAATAACGATCCAAAAGATAGACCATCCTCAAATTCTACCTCTGATGAGGAGTCTAACTCAAataacttggaaaagactTCACAACCTTCGTCTGTGAATAAATTGATGCAGTTGGGCGGAGCTGCCAACTtatctctgaaaaatctactttccaaagttgaagaaaatagaGAAAAGCTAAATTTATCTGATTTAGATCTTCGAAGTCTGATTATGGATGTGCGCAAGAATAGATCTAAATGGGCTAGCGACGATAAGATTGGCCAAGAGGAACTTTATGAAGCCTGCGAAAAAGTTGTTTTAGAGCTCAGAGGGTACACAGAACACTCGACAGCGTTTCTTAATAGGgtttccaaaagagaagcACCAAACTACTACCAGATAATAAAAAAGCCCATGGACCTCAATACAGTtatgaaaaagttgaaaagcttCCAATACAAAAGCAAGCAGGAATTTGTTGATGACTTGATGCTAATCTGGAAGAACTGTTTAACTTACAACTCTGATCCCAGTCATTTTATCAGGGTTCATGCTGTTGCgatgcaaaagaaaactctGTCCCTTATTCCGTTAATACCAGATATTGTTATCAGAGATCGAAGTGAACTAGAAAAAGATGAAGTAGAAAATGTTGTTGAGACTCCACAGTCAAGTTCCATTGGTACACCTATGACTACGAGAGTAGCAGGTGGTAAAGGTCCTaagaaaggaagaactCATAGGGAACCACCCACAAGGCCTGAAACGCCTGATGGAATTGCGGGTGAAGATTCTTCTCAGGTTTCCAAGGCGGAGCAAGACTCGCCTGCCAAGGCTTTGGAGGTAACCGAGAATGATTCCACcaaggagaaagaaaaagacttATCCGATGTCCCGACACAAGAGCAAAAGAATGATAAAACTGAGAAGGATGACGATTATCAAGAGGCAgttgaagacgaagaagaagatgatgatgataacACAAAtttagaagaagactctactgaagatgaagatgatttaGAAGTTCAAACATGGAATAGTTTAACATCCAATGTAAGGTATAAAATTTGTGAGAAACGACGaaatctgttcaaagaaaataaaattcAACCCAATGAGGAGGCCATTTTCCGTGATACTTATCAAATGGAAAACTTTATGCATTATTTGGGAGATGATGTACGTATTGTGCTGAACACTCCCATGAGTCGTTATCAGTATTACGATGGAAACGAGGATCCATACCTTATTGAATACGACATTTCAGGTGGTATTCCCGGATTAAAATATTCTGGTGTATCACCAGATGAGGGAGACCTTGAAGACAATATGTTGGTGGATCAACTAATGAAAGGAGAAAGCTCAATTAGAGAATCTGGGTTTGCAAGAAAGCCTACTGGTATGAATAAAAAGTTCAATGAGATAATCCATTTGATGCAACAGATACGACGAATATGTTTTAAGATATCATTGATTCGTCAGATGCAAACTCAACAGTTTCTACATCATACACAAATGAAACCTCCCGATATCAATGAAATTCAGGATATTGATATCGACCAACTTTCCAACTTACCTAATCGTGACAAATTGGATTCAGATGTCTCGtacaattctttgaaaagatctatttccaaaatattAATGGCCAATGGATTTGAATCCACTGCCCCATTCTGTTCTGATGTTATCACACAAATTGCTGAAAATTATTTTGGTAATCTAgtcaaaactttgaagaaccaCATTGAGTCCAAGTCAATTAATAAAGTAATGGGAGACGccaaatttcaaaaagtttcaaaTAAGGACATACTTTTGCTTTCACTTTTAGAGAACGGAGTTGAAAGCCCGGATGCTCTTTATGAGTATTACAACGAGAATATTGTTAAACAAATCAGTAAGCTTGAGGGTTTGAAGTCGCGTTTGTCAAGTTTCTTGGCTGAATTACTACGCCCAGGGTTGCAAGATTTGAATGAAAGACAGTTTAACGACAATAGTGATGAATTTCTTACAGGAAACTTTTCCAGTGAAATTGGGGATGATTTCTTCGGGTTCAGAGAACTTGGCTTGGAGAAAGAGTTTGGTTTGTTGACATCAACAGTTCCTTTACACTTATTGCATTCAAGGTTGAACAGCTCTATCTTCAACTCCAATCACGAAGTAAGTCAATTGAAGTTCGATGATATTCAAGCCGAAGAGAAAGAGCAACTATATAAGAGAGAAATTCCTCAACATATTAAACTGATCCAACCATTTTTATACAATATTGcagagaaatcaaaaactaTACACTacaaacaattgaaaaaattgaatgAATTACAGAAAATGCCGGAGAATGACGACGATATTCTACTTATTGAGGACGAAGACTTGCCCTTGAAGCAGAGAAATACTAGACCGAGAGTTCCCCCCACGGGAAAGATACCTAATGTGAAAAAGAAGGCCGTCAATGGTGCTTACTTTTTAGATCCAGCAATTTTCAGTTCTAATAACCAAGTGAAAGTTGAGGGTGATACGTGA
- a CDS encoding Putative divalent metal ion transporter involved in iron homeostasis — protein sequence MSFVKSVTRVGSKYLQFVGPGLLISISYLDVGNYSVAVSAGGAYGYKLLYSIVLSNVFAVILQCLCIKVGSVTGLNLAELCRKHLPHRLNIVIYILAEFAIIATDLAEVVGAAIALNILFNIPLAYGIVITVLDVVIVLFAYKDSGSGEKVSLAKVRFFEMFLSIFVFLTCVCVSVLLFKIEIPDKRSLFEGFFPVSKDILEKRAVYLGLGVLGATVMPHSLYLGSALVQNRLKDYDVKNGFVDPKVAIDDTQDVSNKYKPSIHALNYCLKYSYWELILSLFTIAVFVNAALMVVAGATLFGQPDTEDADLITIYELLSKYVSSAAGFIFALSLLFSGQSSGIVCTMSGQIVSEGFIKWSVTPWVRRLITRLLAVMPCMFMVLFMERKGMSEILNASQVALSLILPFVSAPLLYFTCSSKFMKVEIKKSTIAAPSENTTLLPTTEQTEYKDYTNGPFLKYSAILTWALITIFNFVLVFSFMIGEDVSF from the coding sequence ATGAGCTTCGTGAAATCAGTTACCAGAGTGGGTTCCAAATACCTTCAGTTTGTGGGGCCGGGACTGCTGATTTCTATTTCCTACCTGGATGTGGGAAACTACTCTGTTGCAGTGTCTGCAGGTGGTGCTTATGGATACAAGCTCTTATACTCCATCGTTCTATCTAATGTTTTTGCTGTGATTTTACAATGTTTGTGTATCAAAGTTGGTTCAGTTACTGGACTGAACCTCGCGGAGTTGTGCAGGAAGCATCTCCCCCATCGGTTAAACATTGTAATCTATATCTTAGCAGAATTTGCTATCATTGCGACTGACTTGGCAGAAGTTGTCGGAGCAGCTATAGCTCTAAACATATTGTTTAACATACCTTTAGCATACGGTATTGTCATCACCGTTTTGGATGTCGTCATCGTACTGTTTGCCTACAAGGACAGTGGTAGTGGGGAGAAAGTTTCCCTAGCTAAAGTTCGgttttttgaaatgtttTTGTCCATATTCGTGTTTTTGACTTGTGTCTGTGTCTCAGTGTTATTGTTTAAGATTGAGATTCCCGACAAGCgttctttgtttgaagGCTTTTTCCCTGTCTCTAAAGACATATTAGAAAAAAGGGCCGTATACTTGGGACTGGGAGTCTTGGGGGCTACAGTAATGCCACACTCCCTATATCTAGGGTCAGCCTTGGTGCAAAATAGGCTAAAAGACTACGATGTTAAGAATGGATTTGTGGACCCTAAGGTGGCCATTGATGACACCCAAGATGTGTCTAACAAGTACAAGCCCTCCATCCATGCCCTAAATTATTGTTTAAAGTATTCATATTGGGAGTTAATCCTTTCTCTATTTACCATTGCAGTTTTTGTGAATGCAGCCTTGATGGTCGTTGCTGGTGCAACTTTGTTTGGACAACCAGACACTGAAGATGCTGACCTTATTACCATTTATGAGTTGCTCTCAAAGTATGTCTCTTCTGCTGCAGGCTTTATTTTTGCCCTGTCCCTTTTATTTTCAGGTCAATCATCAGGTATTGTTTGCACAATGTCTGGTCAAATTGTTAGTGAAGGATTCATCAAATGGTCTGTTACTCCATGGGTCAGAAGGCTGATAACTAGATTATTGGCTGTCATGCCATGCATGTTCATGGTGTTGTTTATGGAGAGAAAAGGTATGTCTGAGATACTGAATGCTTCACAGGTAGCATTATCGTTGATATTACCATTTGTTTCCGCTCCGTTACTGTATTTTACTTGCAGTTCAAAGTTCATGaaagttgaaatcaagaaaagtACTATCGCCGCTCCCAGTGAGAATACAACTTTATTGCCTACTACCGAGCAAACTGAATACAAAGACTACACAAATGGCCCATTTCTCAAGTACAGCGCTATCTTGACGTGGGCCCTGATAACAATTTTTAACTTCGTCTTAGTATTTTCATTTATGATTGGTGAGGATGtcagtttttga